A window of the Lagopus muta isolate bLagMut1 chromosome 1, bLagMut1 primary, whole genome shotgun sequence genome harbors these coding sequences:
- the FGL2 gene encoding fibroleukin codes for MKQLVYLVLLKTALLALTNVFAVILEEEKDAKEEKTTSTCPIKLKTNGNCDEGEDCPYQINLPPMTIQLPKQFRLIEKTLKEVQTLKEAVNKLKKCCQDCKLQADDNQERDRSNEFLPPNAETPAEIQDNRVKELQSKVNRMATSLKNAKNQIQTLQGRLEKMSLVNMNNVEHYVDSKVANLTFVVNSLDNKCSSQCPAMQPSPVIQVMQRDCADHYAAGKRSSGIYPITPDPRNSTFQVYCDMETQGGGWTVLQRRQDGSTNFNRTWNDYKHGFGNLSREFWLGNDKIHLLTKSQEMQLRIDLEDFNGIKEYAKYQHFYVANEYLKYRLSVHGYSGTAGDALHYSRHYNHDQKFFTTPDKDNDRYASGNCGAFYSSGWWFDACLSANLNGKYYHKKYKGVRNGIFWGTWHGISDDTPSGYKQSLKSVKIMIRPKSFAP; via the exons ATGAAGCAGCTTGTTTACTTAGTCTTGCTTAAGACAGCTCTCCTGGCTTTAACAAATGTGTTTGCAGTtattttagaagaagaaaaggatgctaaggaagaaaaaactacCAGTACTTGCCCTATAAAGCTCAAAACTAATGGGAATTGTGATGAAGGAGAGGACTGTCCGTATCAGATAAATCTGCCGCCAATGACCATCCAGCTACCCAAACAATTCAGACTGATTGAGAAGACTCTCAAGGAAGTACAGACCCTTAAAGAAGCAGTAAACAAGCTGAAGAAGTGCTGCCAAGACTGCAAGCTGCAGGCAGATGACAACCAAGAAAGAGACAGAAGTAATGAATTCCTTCCACCTAATGCAGAAACTCCAGCAGAAATCCAAGATAACAGAGTAAAGGaactgcaaagcaaagtgaaCAGAATGGCAACCAGtctaaaaaatgcaaagaaccAGATTCAGACACTGCAGGGCCGTTTAGAGAAGATGAGCCTTGTGAATATGAACAATGTAGAACATTATGTAGACAGCAAAGTTGCTAATTTGACGTTTGTTGTGAACAGTCTTGATAACAAGTGCTCTTCTCAATGTCCAGCAATGCAGCCAAGCCCTG TTATACAAGTAATGCAGAGAGACTGTGCAGATCATTATGCAGCAGGCAAAAGGAGCAGTGGTATCTACCCTATTACCCCTGACCCCAGAAACAGCACCTTCCAAGTCTACTGTGACATGGAAACACAGGGAGGTGGCTGGACGGTGCTGCAGCGGCGTCAGGATGGTAGCACTAACTTCAACAGAACGTGGAATGACTACAAACATGGCTTTGGAAACCTCAGCAGGGAGTTTTGGCTGGGGAATGACAAAATTCACCTCCTGACAAAAAGCCAGGAAATGCAGCTGAGAATTGACCTTGAAGATTTCAATGGTATCAAGGAGTATGCCAAATACCAACATTTCTACGTGGCCAACGAGTACCTGAAGTATCGTCTCAGCGTTCACGGCTATAGCGGCACAGCAGGAGATGCTCTCCACTACAGCAGGCACTACAACCATGATCAGAAGTTCTTCACAACTCCTGACAAGGACAATGACAGGTATGCATCAGGGAACTGTGGTGCATTCTACAGCTCTGGCTGGTGGTTCGATGCATGCTTGTCAGCCAACCTCAATGGCAAGTACTACCACAAGAAATACAAAGGTGTTCGCAATGGAATTTTCTGGGGCACGTGGCATGGTATTTCTGATGATACTCCCAGTGGATACAAGCAGTCcttaaaatcagtaaaaataatGATCAGACCCAAAAGTTTTGCACCATAA